One part of the Eucalyptus grandis isolate ANBG69807.140 chromosome 10, ASM1654582v1, whole genome shotgun sequence genome encodes these proteins:
- the LOC104421084 gene encoding GDSL esterase/lipase CPRD49 produces the protein MVGPARPQFVLFGSSIVQLGYSNGGWGAILSDVYARKADIVLRGYYGWNSRRALQVLDQVFPKDAAVQPSLIIVYFGGNDSMGPHSSGLGPHVPLHEYVENMRKIGEHLKSLSDTTRIIFLSCPPVNEDKVRQTSSEYFSELVRTNELCQMYSEACLELCKEIGVPAVDLFNAIQRRPDWLNTCFTDGVHLAAEGSKVVVEEILKVLKEAEWKPSLHWKSMPTEFAEDSPYDLVAADGKTTLNPSEWTFHRAIQWD, from the exons ATGGTGGGACCAGCGAGGCCTCAGTTCGTCCTGTTCGGCTCTTCCATAGTGCAGCTCGGCTACAGCAACGGCGGCTGGGGCGCCATCCTCTCCGACGTCTACGCTCGTAAG GCTGATATAGTGCTGCGAGGATACTATGGATGGAACTCGCGCCGCGCCCTCCAGGTCCTCGATCAAGTCTTTCCAAAG gATGCAGCAGTACAGCCTTCCCTGATAATAGTTTATTTTGGTGGTAACGATTCAATGGGGCCTCACTCATCTGGCCTTGGTCCACATGTACCTCTTCATGAATATGTCGAAAACATGAGAAAGATTGGGGAGCATCTCAAG AGTCTTTCAGATACCACACGAATTATATTTCTTAGCTGCCCTCCTGTCAACGAAGACAAAGTTCGTCAAACCTCAAG TGAGTATTTCAGTGAGCTGGTACGCACGAATGAGTTGTGTCAGATGTATTCGGAAGCATGTTTGGAGCTCTGCAAGGAGATTGGGGTGCCAGCTGTTGATCTTTTCAATGCAATACAGAGAAGACCTGATTGGCTCAACACATGCTTTAC GGACGGTGTCCATTTAGCTGCTGAGGGCAGcaaggtggtggtggaggagatACTGAAGGTGCTTAAGGAAGCAGAATGGAAGCCGTCTCTGCATTGGAAGTCCATGCCTACCGAATTCGCAGAGGACTCACCCTATGATCTGGTCGCTGCCGATGGGAAAACAACATTGAATCCATCGGAATGGACATTCCACAGGGCAATCCAGTGGGATTAG
- the LOC104421077 gene encoding protein EARLY FLOWERING 4, protein MDADAAAANNRRRRRCPSSAKANPSTVTTATTARAGDSLKGSPVDVEDEEALECDPEVWEMFNKNFRQVQTVLDRNRSLIRQVNDNHQSKSANNMVKNVALIHEINQNISKVVSLYSDLSTDFSSAFHQRETSGTGSASKGSSPES, encoded by the coding sequence ATggacgccgacgccgccgccgccaacaaccgccgccgccgccgctgcccgtCCTCCGCCAAGGCCAACCCCTCCACcgtcaccaccgccaccaccgcgCGCGCCGGCGACTCGCTGAAGGGCTCCCCCGTGGACGTCGAGGACGAGGAGGCCCTCGAGTGCGACCCCGAGGTGTGGGAGATGTTCAACAAGAACTTCCGGCAGGTGCAGACCGTGCTCGACCGGAACCGCTCGCTGATCCGGCAGGTGAACGACAACCACCAGTCGAAGAGCGCCAACAACATGGTCAAGAACGTGGCCCTGATCCACGAGATCAATCAGAACATATCGAAGGTGGTGTCGCTCTACTCCGATCTCTCCACGGATTTCTCCTCCGCTTTCCACCAGCGAGAGACGAGCGGCACCGGTTCCGCGTCCAAAGGAAGCAGCCCCGAATCGTGA